Proteins encoded within one genomic window of Streptomyces kaniharaensis:
- a CDS encoding IclR family transcriptional regulator, which yields MDNTSGVGVLDKAALVLSALESGPATLAGLVAATGLARPTAHRLAVALEHHRLVTRDMQGRFILGPRLSELSAAAGEDRLLATAGPVLTHLRDVTGESAQLYRRQGEMRICVAAAERLSGLRDTVPVGSTLPMKAGSAAQVLLAWEEPERLHRGLQGARFTATALSGVRRRGWAQSIGEREPGVASVSAPVRGPSNRVVAAVSVSGPIERLTRHPGRLHAQAIIEAANRLTEALRRS from the coding sequence ATGGACAACACTAGCGGCGTCGGCGTTCTCGACAAGGCCGCTCTGGTGCTGAGCGCACTGGAGTCGGGCCCCGCCACGTTGGCGGGGCTGGTCGCCGCCACCGGTCTGGCACGCCCCACGGCCCACAGACTCGCCGTCGCACTGGAACACCACCGTCTGGTCACCAGGGACATGCAGGGGCGCTTCATCCTCGGCCCCCGTCTCTCCGAACTCTCCGCCGCGGCGGGCGAGGACCGGCTGCTCGCCACCGCGGGCCCGGTCCTGACCCACCTGCGCGACGTCACCGGCGAGAGCGCACAGCTCTACCGCCGGCAGGGCGAGATGCGGATCTGCGTAGCCGCCGCCGAGCGGCTCTCCGGCCTGCGGGACACCGTCCCGGTCGGCAGCACCCTGCCGATGAAGGCCGGCTCGGCCGCCCAGGTCCTGCTGGCCTGGGAGGAGCCCGAGCGGCTGCACCGCGGCCTCCAGGGCGCCCGCTTCACCGCCACCGCGCTGAGCGGCGTCCGGCGGCGCGGCTGGGCCCAGTCGATCGGCGAGCGGGAGCCGGGCGTCGCGTCCGTCTCCGCGCCGGTCCGCGGCCCCTCCAACCGCGTGGTGGCCGCCGTCTCGGTCTCCGGCCCGATCGAGCGGCTGACCCGCCACCCGGGCCGCCTGCACGCCCAGGCCATCATCGAAGCCGCGAACCGGCTCACCGAGGCCCTGCGCCGCAGCTGA
- the leuC gene encoding 3-isopropylmalate dehydratase large subunit: MGRTLAEKVWDDHVVRRAEGEPDLLFIDLHLLHEVTSPQAFDGLRLAGRKVRRTDLTIATEDHNTPTLDIDKPIADPVSKVQLETLRRNAAEFGVRIHSLGDVEQGVVHVVGPQLGLTQPGMTVVCGDSHTSTHGAFGALAFGIGTSQVEHVLATQTLPLAPFRTMAVTVEGELPEGVTAKDLILAVIARIGTGGGQGYVLEYRGSAIRSLSVEARMTICNMSIEAGARAGMIAPDETTFEYLAGRPHAPQGEDWDAAVAYWRTLVTDEDAVFDHEIFIDANELTPFVTWGTNPGQGAPLGSNVPHPEDFADPQERLAAENALKYMGLEAGTPLREVNVDAVFVGSCTNGRIEDLRAAAAVLEGRRIADGVRMLVVPGSVRVALQAVEEGLDKVFTAAGAEWRHAGCSMCLGMNPDQLAPGERCASTSNRNFEGRQGKGGRTHLVSPQVAAATAVLGRLASPADLNPSDLAHTDVTVEA; the protein is encoded by the coding sequence ATGGGACGGACACTCGCAGAGAAGGTCTGGGACGACCACGTCGTGCGGCGCGCGGAGGGCGAGCCGGACCTGCTCTTCATCGACCTGCACCTGCTCCACGAGGTGACCAGCCCGCAGGCCTTCGACGGCCTCCGGCTGGCCGGCCGGAAGGTCCGCCGCACCGATCTGACGATCGCCACCGAGGATCACAACACCCCGACCCTGGACATCGACAAGCCGATCGCCGACCCGGTGTCCAAGGTCCAGCTGGAGACGCTGCGCCGCAACGCCGCCGAGTTCGGCGTCCGGATCCACTCGCTGGGCGACGTCGAGCAGGGCGTCGTGCACGTGGTCGGCCCGCAGCTCGGCCTGACCCAGCCCGGCATGACCGTGGTCTGCGGCGACTCCCACACCTCCACCCACGGCGCCTTCGGCGCGCTGGCGTTCGGCATCGGCACCAGCCAGGTCGAACACGTGCTGGCCACCCAGACGCTGCCGCTGGCGCCGTTCCGGACCATGGCCGTCACGGTCGAGGGCGAGCTGCCCGAGGGCGTCACCGCCAAGGACCTGATCCTGGCCGTCATCGCGAGGATCGGTACCGGCGGCGGCCAGGGTTACGTCCTGGAGTACCGCGGTTCGGCGATCCGGAGCCTGTCGGTGGAGGCCCGGATGACCATCTGCAACATGTCCATCGAGGCGGGCGCCCGGGCCGGCATGATCGCCCCGGACGAGACCACCTTCGAGTACCTCGCCGGCCGTCCGCACGCCCCGCAGGGCGAGGACTGGGACGCCGCCGTCGCGTACTGGCGGACCCTGGTCACCGACGAGGACGCGGTCTTCGACCACGAGATCTTCATCGACGCGAACGAGCTGACCCCGTTCGTCACCTGGGGCACCAACCCCGGCCAGGGCGCCCCGCTGGGCTCCAACGTGCCGCACCCCGAGGACTTCGCCGACCCGCAGGAGCGCCTGGCCGCCGAGAACGCCCTGAAGTACATGGGGCTGGAGGCCGGCACCCCGCTGCGCGAGGTGAACGTCGACGCCGTCTTCGTCGGCTCCTGCACCAACGGTCGGATCGAGGACCTTCGGGCCGCCGCCGCCGTCCTGGAGGGCCGCCGGATCGCCGACGGCGTACGGATGCTGGTGGTCCCCGGCTCGGTACGGGTCGCCCTGCAGGCCGTCGAGGAGGGCCTGGACAAGGTCTTCACCGCGGCCGGTGCCGAGTGGCGCCACGCGGGCTGCTCGATGTGTCTGGGCATGAACCCCGACCAGCTCGCCCCCGGCGAGCGCTGCGCCTCCACCTCGAACCGCAACTTCGAGGGCCGGCAGGGCAAGGGCGGCCGCACCCACCTGGTCTCCCCGCAGGTCGCGGCGGCGACCGCCGTCCTGGGGCGCCTCGCCTCTCCCGCCGACCTGAATCCGTCCGACCTGGCGCACACCGACGTCACCGTGGAGGCCTGA